Proteins from a single region of Trichoderma asperellum chromosome 3, complete sequence:
- a CDS encoding uncharacterized protein (TransMembrane:10 (i12-30o91-114i135-161o181-207i219-244o271-299i306-324o330-347i354-377o383-408i)) codes for MSTTTTMTLQSKVGVFAGAALLRLILFAAFPSLPDLLTGRVEISTPVTSFKRLQEGLFLYNHNVWPYDGGVFHQAPLLLPLFSLLPDVKTWPIFTAVLYILVDLLSAYALLIIADSGEAGQSKLYTSPRRAKRSSGLLVAAAFLFNPYTLATCIGRSTSVFTNCAILFAIAKALSGSPFNAMVAISFASYLSMYPILLLPPLVLLAYDRQSEKRRIGSVIQFSVKTVLIASACISVLLAMSFALTGNSWDFLARTYGIQLTLSDLTPNVGLWWYFFIEIFDSFRAFFLAVFWLHLVIYVGGLSIRLRTQPLAVLTILLGIFAVFKPYPSIADTSLFLAMLALYRHLYPIMRYTYVASATMLYATFLGPAFYHLWIYAGSGNANFFYAITLVWSLAQSLFVSDLTFAVLRDEWEVERPEMVGKEIRQI; via the exons ATGtcgaccaccaccaccatgacTTTGCAGAGCAAGGTCGGCGTCttcgctggcgctgccttGCTGAGGCTCATCCTGTTTGCCGCATTCCCCAGCCTGCCCGATCTGCTGACCGGCCGCGTCGAGATCTCCACGCCCGTGACGAGCTTCAAACGAT TGCAAGAGGGACTGTTCTTATACAACCACAATGTTTGGCCCTACGACGGCGGTGTCTTCCACCAGGCGCCGCTGCTCCTCCCGCTATTCTCGCTGCTTCCAGACGTCAAGACATGGCCCATCTTTACGGCAGTGCTGTACATCCTCGTGGACCTTCTCAGCGCATACGCGCTCCTCATAATAGCAGATTCGGGAGAGGCCGGCCAGTCGAAACTCTACACATCGCCCCGGCGAGCGAAGAGGTCCTCTGGGCTTCTGGTAGCTGCGGC CTTCTTGTTTAATCCCTACACTCTCGCGACTTGCATTGGCCGCTCAACCAGCGTCTTCACAAACTGCGCGATTCTCTTTGCCATTGCAAAGGCCCTCTCCGGCTCCCCCTTCAACGCCATGGTCGCCATCTCATTCGCCTCATATCTATCCATGTACCCGATTCTCCTGCTCCCACCTCTTGTTCTCCTCGCCTATGACCGCCAATCTGAAAAGCGACGTATCGGCTCCGTCATCCAGTTCTCGGTTAAGACTGTCCTGATCGCCTCTGCCTGCATTTCCGTCCTCTTAGCCATGTCCTTTGCCCTGACAGGCAACTCGTGGGACTTCTTGGCTCGAACATATGGCATCCAGCTCACTTTATCCGACCTAACTCCCAACGTCGGGCTGTGGTGGTACTTTTTCATCGAGATATTCGACTCGTTCCGGGCTTTCTTCCTGGCCGTCTTTTGGCTACACCTCGTAATCTATGTGGGTGGCCTCTCTATCCGACTGCGCACCCAACCTCTGGCTGTCTTGACAATTCTCCTGGGTATCTTCGCCGTCTTCAAACCATACCCATCCATCGCAGATACCAGCCTGTTCCTCGCCATGTTGGCTTTATACCGGCACCTATACCCCATTATGCGATATACATATGTTGCCTCCGCCACCATGCTATACGCGACCTTCCTCGGCCCTGCATTTTACCATTTGTGGATATACGCTGGTAGTGGCAACGCCAACTTCTTCTACGCCATTACACTGGTGTGGAGTCTGGCACAAAGCCTGTTTGTATCTGATCTGACATTTGCCGTGTTGAGAGATGAGTGGGAGGTGGAGAGGCCAGAAATGGTGGGCAAAGAGATTCGACAAATATAG
- a CDS encoding uncharacterized protein (TransMembrane:1 (n2-13c18/19o343-361i)) has translation MLHLHVWGSAFGLPSIDAECLAIITYFHNALPASSWRLIPSNDPSVSPSNLLPALNHEGNWTSGFQPIVQYLASTALCDGLDQNLSPIQRADSVAYSAYLRAHAGPLVDLSLYVSAANWATTTRPAYSSLLSFPLTWTVPTLIRSEAIKRAEHLGLAELDSDFDPSSGLHLSAGRDALPETFRRHIPLMIKKTVHEEMTPEQATAIRLFSLTEDCLTVLDDLIQGESEDHPRFFADAPVTSLDCLAFGYLALMQKPPIPRAFLKDWLESKTPRLHKFVDSMLARNIAGRGNLPWAVPDPTSAVRFSGRVFDSVLRHLPNVGEQYASEVRRRAEQQTKGLDQRALMLIVGVVLTGLATGYGFQTYRAMQPFGASTQSWQPRRKQSRLSDFGQLGSMLSSAMGPYQPVPSGLDLGTRDHGGPGGRLVEVDSEVD, from the exons ATGCTACATCTTCATGTCTGGGGCTCAGCTTTTGGGCTGCCATCTATTGATGCAGAATGCTTAGCCATTATAACCTACTTTCACAACGCGCTGCCCGCCTCATCATGGCGTCTCATACCCAGCAACGACCCCTCCGTCAGCCCATCGA ATCTCTTACCAGCATTAAATCATGAGGGTAACTGGACAAGCGGATTCCAGCCCATTGTCCAGTACCTGGCATCAACAGCCCTTTGTGATGGCCTAGACCAGAATCTCAGCCCTATCCAGCGCGCAGACAGCGTCGCCTACAGCGCCTACTTGCGGGCTCACGCAGGACCTCTTGTAGACCTGTCTCTCTATGTCTCCGCGGCTAATTGGGCCACTACTACCAGACCAGCATATAGCTCACTGCTATCGTTCCCCCTGACGTGGACGGTTCCAACTTTGATTAGATCAGAAGCCATCAAGCGTGCCGAGCACCTCGGACTCGCCGAACTGGACAGCGATTTTGATCCTAGTAGCGGCCTTCATCTAAGTGCTGGAAGGGACGCACTGCCTGAGACGTTTCGGCGGCATATCCCTTTGATGATCAAGAAGACTGTCCATGAGGAGATGACGCCAGAGCAGGCAACAGCAATCCGGTTATTTAGTCTGACTGAAGACTGTCTGACGGTGCTGGATGATCTAATACAGGGAGAGAGTGAAGATCACCCTAGATTTTTCGCTGACGCTCCAGTTACCTCACTCGACTGCTTGGCATTCGGATATCTAGCTCTCATGCAGAAGCCTCCTATACCCCGAGCGTTCCTCAAAGATTGGCTTGAATCGAAAACCCCAAGACTACACAAATTTGTCGACTCTATGCTCGCCAGAAACATCGCCGGACGCGGCAATCTTCCCTGGGCGGTCCCCGACCCGACCTCTGCCGTTCGCTTCAGCGGCCGCGTTTTCGACTCTGTATTACGCCATCTCCCCAACGTAGGCGAGCAATACGCGTCGGAAGTACGCCGCAGGGCGGAACAGCAGACGAAAGGCTTAGACCAGAGAGCTCTGATGTTGATCGTGGGCGTGGTACTTACCGGCCTGGCGACTGGCTATGGGTTCCAGACCTATAGGGCGATGCAGCCGTTCGGAGCATCCACTCAATCCTGGCAGCCTCGGCGGAAGCAGTCGAGGCTGAGCGATTTTGGACAGCTCGGCTCGATGCTAAGTAGTGCTATGGGGCCCTATCAGCCAGTACCCAGTGGTCTTGATTTAGGAACTCGAGATCACGGAGGGCCTGGTGGAAGGTTGGTGGAAGTGGACTCCGAAGTAGattaa
- the NOP7 gene encoding mRNA-binding ribosome synthesis protein nop7 (BUSCO:EOG092D29J0) — protein sequence MARIKKKGQAGAAKNFVTRNQAIRKLQLSLPDFRKLCIWKGIYPREPRSKKKVSKSSTASTTFYYTKDIQYLLHEPLVQKFRDHKSLEKKISRALGRGDVSDAKRLETNASRPEKTGKPTYTLDHVVRERYPTFVDALRDLDDCLSMLFLFANLPSTSMVPAKMIARCERLCLEFQHYLIVSKSLTKSFLSIKGIYYQANIQGEDVLWLVPYRFNQRIVGDVDFRIMGTFVEFYMTLLGFVNFRLYTSIGLKYPPKFDAVKDENAAELGAFTLEGKTLIGGEEQKKLEDVAHKPDPKVQAAVNKVLKSITNGDSNGAAAEEAKNGDSDEVDQDAAGAIDKFEPAAPGGDILLQPSYNGTNPNSLFSNFTIYLSRETPRQPLEFILKSFGCKRVGWDAVLGGGAFTTDELDPSITHQIVDRPPIQASMDEDGDGEDNQTAQKLAANRRVPGRIYVQPQWVWDSVNDGELKEPHLYAPGASLPPHLSPFVRKVQGAYDPTMPLEDQEPEHEALEAGDDDEEADADETVEGMDVAESGDEDEDEDEEDEDEQDEDDEEEEEEEDHNDALQRQIELEAEMAGKTVQSKTANPKTKAKEDARKALAKKAREEAEDLERAKGMLSKKKRKLFEQMQYTNNKKSAEDAKLRSKRRKVEKEKAAKA from the coding sequence ATGGCGCggataaagaagaagggacAGGCCGGTGCGGCTAAGAATTTTGTGACGCGAAATCAGGCGATCCGAAAACTGCAACTCAGCCTTCCCGATTTCCGCAAGCTTTGCATTTGGAAGGGAATCTACCCTCGCGAGCCtcgcagcaaaaagaaggtcTCCAAGTCTTCTACCGCCTCGACAACCTTTTACTACACCAAAGACATTCAATATCTTCTCCATGAGCCGCTAGTGCAAAAGTTCCGCGACCACAAGtccttggagaagaagatctcAAGGGCATTGGGTCGAGGAGATGTCAGCGACGCCAAGAGACTAGAGACCAATGCCAGCCGCCCAGAGAAGACGGGAAAGCCGACCTATACTCTGGATCATGTGGTTCGTGAGCGCTACCCGACATTTGTTGACGCATTGAGGGATTTGGACGACTGTCTCTCCAtgcttttcctcttcgcGAACCTGCCGTCGACCTCTATGGTGCCGGCAAAGATGATTGCCCGCTGCGAGCGACTGTGCCTCGAGTTCCAGCACTATCTCATTGTCTCAAAGAGCCTCACCAAGTCTTTCCTGTCCATCAAGGGTATCTACTATCAGGCAAACATTCAAGGTGAAGACGTTCTATGGCTGGTTCCTTACAGGTTCAACCAGCGAATCGTTGGCGATGTCGACTTCCGCATCATGGGAACCTTTGTCGAGTTCTACATGACGCTCCTCGGCTTCGTCAACTTTAGACTGTACACCTCAATTGGCCTCAAGTACCCACCCAAGTTTGATGCCGTCAAGGATGAGAATGCTGCCGAGCTGGGTGCCTTTACGCTGGAGGGCAAGACTCTAATTGGCGGcgaagagcagaagaagtTGGAGGATGTTGCTCACAAGCCGGATCCTAAGGTTCAAGCCGCTGTCAACAAAGTTCTGAAGAGCATCACGAATGGCGACTCAAACGGCGCTGCCgctgaagaagccaagaatgGAGACAGCGACGAGGTTGACCAAGATGCAGCTGGTGCCATTGACAAATTCGAGCCCGCTGCTCCTGGAGGCGACATCCTGCTCCAGCCATCCTACAATGGCACCAACCCcaactctctcttctccaacttCACAATTTACCTGTCCCGTGAGACTCCCCGCCAGCCACTCGAGTTCATCCTCAAGTCATTTGGCTGCAAGCGAGTTGGCTGGGATGCCGtgcttggtggtggtgccttCACAACGGACGAACTAGATCCATCAATCACACACCAGATTGTCGACCGACCCCCTATACAAGCTTCAATGGacgaggatggcgatggtgaggACAACCAGACTGCGCAGAAGCTGGCGGCCAACCGACGTGTGCCTGGCCGGATATATGTCCAGCCCCAGTGGGTCTGGGATTCCGTCAACGATGGCGAATTGAAGGAGCCTCATTTGTACGCACCTGGTGCATCACTTCCCCCGCATCTGAGTCCATTCGTCCGCAAGGTGCAAGGCGCCTACGACCCGACAATGCCTCTTGAGGACCAGGAGCCTGAACATGAAGCCCTTGAGGctggtgacgatgatgaagaggctgaTGCGGATGAGACTGTAGAAGGCATGGATGTTGCAGAAtcaggagatgaagatgaagacgaggacgaagaggacgaggatgagcaggatgaggatgatgaagaggaagaggaagaagaagatcacAATGATGCCCTCCAGCGCCAGATCGAGCTTGAAGCAGAGATGGCCGGCAAAACCGTCCAGTCAAAGACGGCTAACCCCAAGActaaggccaaggaggatgcACGAAAGGCCCTGGCAAAGAAGGCCCGCGAAGAGGCCGAAGACTTGGAGCGAGCCAAGGGTATgctgagcaagaagaagagaaagcttTTCGAGCAGATGCAGTACACAAACAACAAGAAGAGTGCAGAGGATGCTAAGCTGCgctcaaagagaagaaaggtggagaaggaaaaggcggCGAAGGCATAG
- a CDS encoding uncharacterized protein (EggNog:ENOG41): MDRSSPEWDLDSDEIASVTSQDLHDNRPNRWTGHQRTWQRMTAEERRLWQSMEAVEDQDLAVHLYNAFALKKRGKDAKTAQDVTVTMENGQQGIWAPPKVWTAWPINERHVPRQKDTQREDDGYDRFTFRKTEKQMPSSELHDELGATILRIAGERFHKSKRKTVLASIEGDPISLDIGGSEREDGKVSNIPAPSSPSSVSGQEDMKMMPLDEGGRSHGEDELHSARSGGKKRKTPETYEPVMSCNDDLSYALIKPSVRHILSQLDATLHILHNARTATTNYASDSSATSDSESDTRSGPKRGRGRPRSTKLTGATASPHTDGATTPNASKRGRPRKVHVPREGETHDEMLVRIARESHRRLPSTAKDRDAAFEEWLRQGDEKLEREAALLREEEELGIDPQASAQERRLGRLGLRDWSDVIGAAALAGFSHQVIAKAAKRCANLFGEGMVMRRLDEVPASRGPPFHTMEYRPEKINLNSPDDDSDSDSGEDAATALSSRRTSRQPSHSRLSNRRLSSSPFRGRSSSHSVSSAPRNRSHSKSRSRSRSSAGFHFCPVPTCERSTTGFARKQNLRRHMQLVHPGRGDEEEDWDSEDEVFGAVHVDGFLKPILAARGWRENVAASSLVIRKRGRERRTGEDEDEEL; encoded by the exons ATGGATCGAAGTTCTCCAGAATGGGATCTCGATAGCGACGAGATCGCATCTGTCACTTCTCAAGACCTACATGATAATCGACCAAATCGCTGGACGGGACACCAGAGAACATGGCAGCGCATGACGGCAGAAGAGCGGCGGCTCTGGCAGTCGATGGAGGCTGTGGAAGACCAAGATTTGGCGGTTCATTTGTACAACGCGTTTGCGCTGAAGAAGCGCGGCAAAGATGCTAAGACGGCGCAGGATGTCACGGTTACTATG GAAAATGGGCAACAAGGTATATGGGCGCCACCAAAAGTTTGGACCGCATGGCCGATAAATGAAAGGCACGTGCCGCGGCAGAAGGATACCCAGAGAGAGGATGATGGTTATGACAGATTTACATTTCGCAAGACGGAGAAGCAGATGCCTAGCTCTGAATTGCATGATGAACTCGGAGCAACAATACTGAGAATAGCTGGAGAGCGTTTTCACAAAAGCAAGAGGAAAACGGTACTTGCATCTATTGAGGGAGATCCGATCTCTTTGGATATAGGAGGatcagagagagaagatggaaaagtgTCAAATATACCAGCTCCGTCGTCTCCCTCTTCTGTTTCTGGTCAGGAAGatatgaagatgatgccgcTCGATGAGGGAGGTCGAAGCCATGGTGAGGATGAACTCCACTCAGCACGATCAggtggaaagaagaggaagacccCAGAGACATACGAACCAGTAATGTCTTGCAACGACGATTTATCCTACGCACTCATTAAGCCATCTGTTCGACATATTCTCTCGCAGTTAGATGCTACACTACATATTCTTCACAATGCCCGCACCGCCACCACAAATTATGCATCTGATTCATCCGCAACATCCGACTCGGAATCCGACACTCGTTCTGGTCCCAAACGAGGCCGTGGCCGTCCTCGCAGCACGAAGCTCACAGGAGCAACAGCCTCTCCACACACAGACGGAGCCACTACGCCTAATGCCAGCAAACGTGGTCGTCCACGAAAAGTGCATGTCCCTCGCGAAGGAGAGACTCACGACGAAATGCTGGTTCGCATCGCACGCGAATCGCACAGGAGACTCCCAAGCACCGCAAAGGACAGAGATGCAGCATTCGAAGAATGGCTCCGCCAGGGTGATGAGAAACTGGAGCGTGAAGCGGCCCTCCttagagaggaggaagagctggGAATCGATCCGCAGGCTAGTGCCCAGGAGAGACGACTTGGCAGGCTCGGCCTCCGCGACTGGAGCGATGTCATTGGTGCCGCTGCGCTGGCAGGCTTTTCTCACCAAGTAATTGCAAAGGCGGCTAAGCGATGTGCGAATTTATTTGGCGAGGGAATGGTTATGCGGCGCTTGGACGAAGTTCCTGCTTCGAGAGGACCGCCTTTTCACACAATGGAATATCGCCCAGAGAAAATTAACCTTAACAGTCCAGATGACGATTCTGATTCGGATAgcggagaagatgctgctacCGCTCTATCATCTCGCCGTACATCTCGCCAGCCATCACATAGCCGCCTTTCAAACCGCCGCCTCAGCTCCTCGCCCTTCCGCGGACGCTCCTCGTCTCACTCTGTGTCATCAGCCCCACGAAACCGCTCGCATTCCAAATCTCGATCCCGGTCGCGCTCCTCGGCCGGCTTCCACTTCTGTCCGGTCCCAACCTGCGAGCGTTCGACCACGGGCTTTGCGCGGAAGCAGAACCTCCGACGGCATATGCAACTTGTACATCCTGGGCgcggagatgaagaagaggactgGGATAGCGAGGATGAGGTATTTGGGGCGGTGCATGTGGATGGGTTCCTGAAGCCGATTCTGGCTGCTCGCGGATGGAGGGAGAACGTAGCAGCGAGTTCGTTGGTTATTAGGAAAAGGGGGCGAGAGCGGCGAACgggagaggatgaagatgaagaactATGA
- a CDS encoding uncharacterized protein (TransMembrane:2 (i77-98o110-132i)) produces the protein MPLPQRGCNITQSTCDALSRTGHVSLPRPRRSNTCCYNKPHRAGSQRRVDIESSTLFSSALIRETTASLQYNTTQHIAAGSTILSTLGHLTGCVYLALHTVFAGSSGYLRIFYFSSSTLLVLYCDSISYTLFS, from the coding sequence ATGCCTCTACCGCAGCGGGGCTGCAACATCACACAATCTACATGCGACGCGCTCTCCCGAACTGGACATGTCTCGCTGCCACGGCCGAGACGCAGTAACACCTGCTGCTACAACAAACCCCACCGAGCTGGGTCTCAACGGCGTGTCGACATCGAATCATCAACCCTGTTCTCATCGGCATTAATCAGAGAAACAACAGCTTCTCTACAATACAATACAACACAACACATAGCCGCAGGTTCCACCATTCTCTCAACTCTTGGCCACCTGACAGGCTGCGTTTATCTCGCTCTCCACACCGTCTTCGCTGGCTCGAGCGGGTACTTGCGCATCTTTTATTTCTCGTCTTCGACCTTGCTTGTGTTGTATTGTGATTCAATCTCATACACGCTCTTCTCTTAA